In the genome of Dermacentor andersoni chromosome 3, qqDerAnde1_hic_scaffold, whole genome shotgun sequence, one region contains:
- the RpS6 gene encoding small ribosomal subunit protein eS6, giving the protein MKLNISYPATGCQKLIEVDDEKKVRIFYEKRMGQEVEADALGDEWKGYVVRISGGNDKQGFPMKQGVLTAGRVRLLLSKGHSCYRPRRTGERKRKSVRGCIVDSNLSVISLVVKKKGEQEIPGLTDTTLPRRLGPKRASKIRKLYNLSKEDDVRQYVVRRPLPLKEGKKQRSKAPKIQRLITPAMLQHKRRRVALKKRRTQKRKEEAADYARLLAQRAKEAKEKRQDKIRRRRSASHSQSQSSTHVK; this is encoded by the exons ATGAAG CTGAACATCTCCTACCCAGCCACTGGCTGCCAGAAGCTCATTGAAGTTGACGATGAGAAAAAAGTACGCATTTTCTACGAGAAGCGTATGGGCCAGGAAGTCGAGGCCGACGCTCTCGGTGATGAATGGAAG GGTTACGTGGTGCGCATCTCCGGAGGCAACGACAAGCAGGGATTTCCTATGAAGCAGGGTGTGCTCACTGCTGGACGTGTGCGACTGCTTCTATCCAAGGGCCACTCGTGCTACCGACCACGACGTACTGGTGAGCGCAAGCGCAAGTCAGTGCGTGGCTGCATCGTTGACTCCAACCTCAGTGTCATCAGCTTGGTGGTCAAGAAGAAGGGCGAGCAGGAAATACCCGGTCTGACTGACACAACACTTCCACGTCGCCTTGGACCCAAGCGGGCTAGCAAGATCCGCAAGCTGTACAACTTGTCCAAGGAGGATGATGTGAGGCAGTACGTTGTACGCCGCCCACTGCCCCTCAAGGAGGGCAAGAAGCAACGCTCCAAGGCGCCCAAGATCCAGCGCCTCATCACGCCGGCCATGTTGCAGCACAAGCGCCGCCGTGTAGCGCTCAAGAAGAGGCGCACCCAGAAGCGTAAGGAGGAGGCCGCAGACTATGCCCGTCTCCTGGCACAGAGGGCCAAGGAAGCCAAGGAGAAGAGGCAGGATAAGATCCGTCGCCGCCGCTCTGCTTCTCATAGCCAGAGCCAGTCATCCACCCATGTCAAGTAG